The DNA segment TTGCAGCCCCGTATGTTTGAGTGAAAGCACAGCTAGGAAGTGACGCTCCCTGCTGTGATTGTGGAGAGGCTTTGTCTTGTCAGGAGGAATCACTGCTGGGCCTGGAGGGAAATGGTCACAGGAGAAAAGGAGGTCGGGGGAGGGGAAGCTTTTAGGAAGAGCTGAGGCAGGGAAAAGCATGAAACCCCTTAGTTCCCTCTGACAGAGGCTGGCCCTAAGCCACAGGAGCCGGGTGCGAACTCCTTGTCCCAGGGTCCCAGAGACCTGAGGAATGACCAGAAGCCAGACCCGTGAACAAGCAATGCAGAGTCCAAACTACATGGCAGGGAAACCTGAGCATGCCCGAGGCCTCTTTCCTGGAAGCAGGctatttttaacattcttaattttaagatttttgtgaGGCCCTGAAGTGAGTACTTTGTGAAAGGGTTATGCAAATGttgattttgaatataaatgtgaaaGTACTACAGAGTAGTAGTACCAAACAAATGTTAATTTGTCCCTTTCTCCCACCCTGGAGATGACTGGAAAGATTTGGAACAAACCGACCTAGGGTTTAATTTCTAATAATATGCCCTAACCTGATGTGTCCTCCGTCAACTGAACACGAACTTcagtttctacattttaaaaacagagtaCATGGTTGTGAGGTTTTTATGgagattaaatgaatgaaaataaggaCAAGTCAAACCAATATCTGGGTAAAACAGAAgctcagtcaggcacagtggctcacacctgtaaccccagcgccTGGGGGTGAGGGGTTGAAACCGGAGGCtcgaaagttggaggccagcctgggagacttagcaagaacctgtctcaaaataaaattctaaaaggactggggatgtagctgggaGCAGGGGTCGGTAAAActcttacctagcatgctcaaggccctaaAGTCGCCAAAGATTAAGGCTTAATACATTAGCGTCTCTGAATTAAACAACTTATTCCCATtgcactttgttctttttaactcAATTAAgtgatatttattgagtgcctacagtaaaggggaaagaaagaaattacaccCTTGTGGAGTTTACAATCAAATGCAGCCACAGGCATTGATCAGGTCACACATGTCCATATAAAATTGCAATTGATAAATTGTGAGCATGAGGTAATAGATGGTAGGTCAGACTGAAGGGACTAGAAAGGGTCCCCAGGTGAAATAGCCCTTAGATGATCTTCGAAAGAAGAGTTAAGAATGTCAACAGAAGCATGCTAGGTCTGGGCTGCGATTTCATGGCAGTCCTCAGTAACAGCTTTGGCAAAGCAAAGAATTGTGTGACTGGGGCTCGGTGAAGGAGTGCAGCCTGAGGCCAGGCTGAGATGGGCGGGACGGGGCTGGCAGGCCCTGATCTTCATGGGAACACAGTCACCCACCTAAGGGAAGTAACATTTTTTGCTAGCAGCCCTCTGGCTATGGTTTGTGAAAATAATTTACTTGGAGtcaagaatgaaggaatgaaagaGGGAAAATCTTTGGGGTGAGAGATGATGAATAGAGGGGAGGACATAAGGGCTTCTTCTCCCAAAATAgactatttttttcctacttcttaTATCTATAATTCTATCTTGTACTTTCAAACTGACTCCCTCTCATTCAAACtgactccctctcatttcccccaTCATTGCTTCCCTGTCTTAAAAATGAAACTGGATATTAAGGTAATATGCAGAGAAGCAGGGGCAGGGTacgcacacctataataccagttacttgggagactgaggcaggagggtcctgTGTTTGAGGTCAGCAtagacaactcagtgagatcctacctcaaaaataaaaaggggctatagctcagttggtagagtgcttgcctcgcatgcacaaggccctgggttcaacccccgcaccacaaaaataaattaattaattaattaaataaaatgaaaaaacaaaaagggctggggatgtagctcagtggtagagccccccacccactgggtttaatctctagtataaaattcttaaaaaatgaaagaaagagaattcaTGCTGCCAGGCAAGGGTGGAGACTGGGGGCCTTGGCTGTGAGTGACCATAGAGTGGGTAGGTGTGTGCAGGGTCACACCAGAGGAATGACTGACCAGTCCTCTATCCCCAGTGGAGCGGCACAAAGAAGTCGTGGCAAGAAGAAGGAGGAGCATCTAGTCAACCAAGCACTTCAACAAAGgggacaaaaaggaaaagatcGGTGAAAGATGACCAAGGTAAAAATCCTCCGATCCCACTTCCTCAGGTCCGAGAAGCCTGAAGAATTATCCCAAAGGCATTGTAAAAGCAGGCAAGAAATTTCCATCCTGTGTTCTGTGATCCTGTCCTTCCTCAGAAGCCTAGCTTATGAAGCCTCCTTTTGGTCACCTCTGCAAAAACTGAACCCTTCCTATTTCCAAACACCCACAACATTCTTGGTTGGGATAGTCATTTTGACTTCAAATACTGCCTGGAGTTGAGAACCTCAGTGTGAAATGATTTGGGGGACAGGCAGCTGTAAGTTTGAAATCCCTTCTTTGAAACTCCACTTCTTATTCTAAAAACAAGTAAGGACCGTGCCTAACCTCGATTAGGGGTGGGACGCAGGGTTGGTTGTGGTTGACATAGAATAATTAGATAAGACACCCACACTGTGCCTAACCAGTAATATAAACTCAGTAAACCCTAGTGACCATTAGTGTCATTGCAGTCTGTGTCTGTCCTGGAGGTGTGTTCCGGGAACATCTACCGAATGGTGACTGTGAGTGAGGTACCATAGCAGCAGAATGAACAGAAACAGTAGAGCTAAGGAGACAATACATACAGTAAGACCTGAGGGCTGTCCTGACTGGGGGAGTTGGCAGAATTACAGGGTCAGTGGTTGTGTGTGTTGCATCGCCAGGTGTTTATTTTGTTCTATGGTAGAAGGAAAGATGTcactgagccaggtgtggtggtgcacatctgtaatcccacagctggggaggctgaggcaggaggtttgcaggttcaagatcagtctcagcaatttagcaaagccctgagcaaaaaaaaaaaggctggggatgtagctcagtgattaagtgaccctgggttcaatccacagtacaaaaaaaaaaaaagatgtcactGAGTATTTGTGATCCCAACTGGAAGACTTCAATAATTCCCCAAGGATGGATGTGCAACCACCTGGATTCTGTGGGATGGGCTCAAAAGGAACAGGTGCACATGAGTCATGAGTACTGGGAGTTTCAGTAGAATATCAGGTCCTAGGTTTGAGGTTCTGTGCGACAAAAGCTATGGGGTCAGTCGTTAGCAAACCCTTTTTATGAGGGGATTGGACTATGAgaactaaaaatgattttttttttttttgaaaagtgataCAAAAGTTAATTATTGCTAATTCTATTCCATTTTCCTTCAGCTTCCTGTccaaagaagaaagcagaagatGCCAAAAGCCAAAAATCTCCCCAAAAGATACCAATTCCTCCCCTGCCCTTGGAATTGCCACCAATCAACTTGCTTCACAGAGACATTTTGCGGGCCTGGTGCCAGCAGTTACGTTTGAGCACCAAAGGCCAGGTGAGGGCTTTGGGTGAGACTTGTTGCTGGGAGAAAGAATATGGACCTTGTTCTCATAgtaactctttttcttttgtcttagaAATTAGAAACATATAAGAGGCTCTGTGAGCATGCTTACCCAGAGCAAAAGGTGAGTGACTTTTTCTTCTAAGGAAAATTGACAGAGTACAAGGTTCAGTTCTTACCCTGATAAGCTACttcaacattaaaattttagagaCCAGTGATGGTCGTGttcgcctgtaatctcagtgacttggaaggctgaggcaagagaatcacaaatttgaggtcagcctgtgcaaattagtgagaccctttttccaaataaaaaagataagggGCTGGGGTCAACAGGGTGTGATggacacgcctgtaattccagcagctcagaagactgagacaggaggatcaagagttcaaacccagcctcagcaaaagtgaggcactaagcaattcagtgagaccttgtctctaaataaaatacaaaatagggctggggatgtggctcaggggttaagtgcccctaagttcaatccctggtaccaaaaaataaaaagaactggtgtgtagttcagaggtagagtacccctgagttcagtacTCAATACCAGGAGTTGAAGAACAATCTTAGCCCCTCCATCCTGCTTCTCCCTGGTTCTAAAAACAATGTCTCCTTGTCTCCACGTAACCACGCCATAGcaaaaagtgattaaaaatttcatttttatttattaatttattaattttttgctgGTGGAGATTGAACCAAAAGTCATGCTAACCTCTATGACCCagttacagccccagtcccttcttggttttaattgacaaatattaATGGTATATGTTTATCAGGTAAAACATTGTCAATTAGGTGTACATTGCAGAATGGCTAAATCAAGTTAATTAGCATTTGTATGACCTCATAcacttttttggtttgtttgttgtgGTTGATTTGTTTGGGTCCTGGGTATTAAAACTCTCAGGAATGCTGTACCACTATTTTATATCCCcagcaggttttatttttattttgagacagaggctcactaagttgctgaggctggcctcaaatttgccatcctcctgcctcggtcttctgagtagctgggattaaggcAAGCACCAccactgcattttctttctttttttttttaattaattttttttatttttatagactgcattttgattcattgtacacaaatgtggtacgacttttcatttctatggctgtacacaatgtagattcacaccattcacgtaatcatacatatacaatagggtaatactgtctgtttcattctatctttccatctcccaccccctcacaccccattttcctctacaccatccaaagttccttcattcttctcttcccccaccaccctgccaccctgccaccccgccaccccaccaccccaccaccccacctccccaccttgatacatatcgtcatccacttatcagagaaaatattcagcctatggtgtttgggcttggcctatttcacttagtgtgatattttccaactttatccatttaccagcaaatgccataactttattcttctttatggcttagtaatattccattgtgtatatataccacagtttctttatccattcatctgttgaagggcatctaggttggttccacaatctgactactgtgaattgagcttctatgaacattgatgtggctgcatcactgtagtatgctgattttaagtcctttgggtataaaccaaggagtggggtagctgggtcaaatggtgggtccattccaagttttctgaggattttgcacactgctttccagagtggctacaccagttgcaactccaccagcaatgtatgaatgtgccttttcccccacatccacaccaacacttattattgcttgtgttcttgataatagccattctaataggagttagatgaaatcttatggtgattttaattttcatttctctaattactagggatgatgagcactttttcatatatttgttgatcacttgtatatgttctatgaagtgtctgtacagttcctaagcccatttattgattgggttctttgtattttttaagttctttataaactttggagatgagtgctctgtctgaagtgtgtgtggaaaagattttctcccactctgtagactctcttttcacattattgattgtttcctttgctgagaaaaaactttttagtttgaatctatcccatttattgattattgctcttatttcttgtgctatggggatattgttaaggaagtctggtcctaagtcaacatgatggagatttgggcctactttttcttctatttgatgaagGGTCTCAAgttaattcctagatccttgatccattttgagttgagttttgtacagggtgagagataggagtttaatttcattatactgcatatgggtttccagttttcccagcaccatttgttgaaaaggctatcttttctccattataagtttttggcatctttgtctagtatgagataactgtacttatgtgggtttgtctctgtgtcttctatcttgtaccattggcctacctgtctatttcgatgccaataccatgctgtttttgttaccattgctctatagtagagtttaaggtctggtatagtgatacctccctcatcactcttcctgcccaggattgctttggctattctgggtcttttgtgcttgcagatgaatatcatgattgctttctctatttctatgagaaatgtcattgggattttttgtgtgtgtgtgtgtggtgctggggatcaaacccagggctttgtgcttgcaaggatgtcattgggattttaattggaattgcattcaatctgtatagcacctttggaagaatggacattttgataatattaattctgcctatccaagaacctggaagatccatcttctaaggtcttctttaatttctttctttaatgttctgtagttttcattgtagagatcttttacctctttgtttagattgattcctaagttttttcttttttacttttcttttttttttttttttttgaggttattgtgaaaggagttgttttccacatttccctttcagatgtttcattgcttatgaataaaaatgctttagatttatgtgtgttgatttcatatcctgttattttgctgaattcatttatgaggtctagaagttttctggtggagatttttggatcctctaaatagagaatcatgtcatcagcaaatagtgacagcttgagttcctcttttcctactcatatccatttaatttctttggtctgtctaattgctctggctagtatttcaaagatgaagttgaatagaagtggtaaagtagggcatccctgtcttgttccagtttttaaagggaatgctttcagtttttctccattaatgcATTTTCATCTTTATTACTATTGTTGCTATTTCTAACATTTAGCCCTACTTGCAGAATATTCCTACCACAGCAAAAGAGGCCCGGAAGAAGATATTGATACAAAGTAATTCAAAGGTGGGCAAGGGGAAAAAGCCCCTGAAAAGTTCTAAGGAAAGCATATGTCCTGAGGGTGCTGCTCCCCCCAAAGTGGCCCCTGCACCGGAGGAGCTGCCTGTCCTTGAGGAGCCTCCTGCGCTCTATGAAGAAGTCAGTACAAGCCTGGTGACCACGTCTGCCCTGGAGGAGACATTGGGCTCCTGGGACAGAAATGCAGCCAGTGCCGGGCAGGTGGCGACTGTGCGGCCCCCACCAGAGACCTATGGTAAGCCCTGCGTGGAGAGCTTGTTCTGAGTCAGACCAGTAAAGTATATCAGAGTGTGACgccattgtgtacaaccagagaaatgaaaagtcgtaccccgtgtgtgtacaacgaatcaaaagtaaaatacaataaaaaatgcaaaaaaaaaaaaaaaaaaatcacctcaaagACTGGTGATTTCCAGAGCCAATTCCAGCAATGTCTAAAATTAGTgtttggctgggcacagtggcacacacctgtaaatctAGCCACTCAGGAGCTcaagggggattgcaagttcaaggccagcctgagtcgcttagtgagaccctgtcacattacaaaatataaaaacagttggggatataactcagcagtagagcaccctggggttcaaccACCAGTTGGGTTGAACCCCAATTTAATTCAAtcaattaaattaagaaaaaagtaaaccaggtacagtggcacacacctgtagttccagctactcagaagcctaaggctggaggattgcaagttcaaggccagtctgggcaatttagtgagccctgtctcaaaaaatgatttaaaataaaaagctgagcatgtagctcagtggtggaacatccctgagttcaatcctcagtaataaataaatagataaataagtaaaaaaagaaaagataaagagctgagaatatagtttagtggtagagtgcttgcctaccatgtacccaaggctctggattcaatccccaggaacacacacccacaaataaataaattaaaaataaaaatcaactatATGGGTTTGAGCCCTGAATCTCCTGGCATCTGTTAAGTGAATGACATAATAGTCCCCAGTTTCCTTttcataaaaataagttaataataCAAAACTTATGTTCTAAGGATTATAGGAAATGCAATGAAAGTTGACACCCCTGAACCTGTTTCATGGTGGTCTTAAcgtattattttgttttgctttgtgttgtgtttttgttgtggttgttttgtttttttcctcagtgcTGAGTCCagatgtgctctatcactgacctacacccaatattttgacacagggtgacagggtcccactaagttgtccaggcttgcctccaatttgtgatcctcctgtatcagcctcccaagtagcttgggttacaggtgtgtgccaccacacctagcaaggcctttaattttgaaacagaactgttttttttttcatgctttccTAACCGGCAACAGGATAGAGTAGAGGTGAAATTAAATTGCAGGGTTCATTTCTTGGGGCTAGCATTTGAATAAGGTGACTGTGATCAGTCTTGAACTTGAGCATGTGGTCCTGGTATGCTCATGttaaatctcttttcttcctcaggTGTCAGGTGGTGTGTGGTCCACGGGAAAAGTCTCCCTGCAGACAAAAACGGTTGGGTTCAGCTGCAGTTTCACGCTGGACAAGCCTGGGTAcctgaaaagagaaaagggagagtgAGTGCACTTTTCTTGCTTCCCTCCTGCAATTTTCCACCCCCGTACCTGGAGGACAACATGCTGTGCCCCAATTGTGTTAAGAGGTAATTACCTGGTCTGCTTCTATAAACTCCAGGTGGGCACCTGGTTTGGggttggggaagaggaaggaTACACATTTATCTTAATTAGCCATTTATTTCAAGCACAAGTTGTCAGGAAAGAGTTTCAAGAAAATTAGTACCTGCGTAACTTTATCCCCAAGAAAAGAGCATATATATTTCAAGGCTTAATGCGTCTACTTGGAAACACAGAATCTGGAGTAAAACTCATTGTGTAATTACTACATCCAAAGAATATGGACTACAGAGAAATAATGATGAGCCAAAAATCTCCTTCCTCTAAGTAGCCTCCAGTCTAATGGGGAATATACTGGCATATAAACAACTGGAGTACCGTACCGTGTGATGACTGGTGTcatagagatttattttattttatttatttatgtatttgttgcaGTACTGGAGATCCAGCCCAGTGTCTCCCGTGTACTAGGCCtcactctaacactgagttacttccccagtCCTAAAGAAAGTTGATTTTTGGTTGGTTGTTTGTTtaacagtactgggaattgaacccaggagtgctctatcactaagcaaTACCctagcccttttactttttattttgagacagggtgtcactaagttgtcaaggcagtccttgaacttgtgatcctgccttagcctcctaagtagctaaaTTACAGGCACATGTCACTGCACCGGGCTaagagatttctctctcttttttttttttttttttcctggtactggggattgaatccaggggcgctttaccgctgagccacatctctaaccctttttactttttattttgagagaaggtctccctaagttgctaagggtcttgctaagctgcccaggctggccttgaacttgccattttcCTGTCTTAGTCACTGAGGTTaccagcatgtgccactgtgcccagcaagaagAGATTTCTTAAGGGAAGAATTGACAAAATAGAAAGGAGGGGTAAATTCATCTTTCAGCATGGAAAATAGTGCCAAGGCTATAACAAACTTAGACAAATTCAAAGTTGCAAGTAGTTCAGTGTGACTATAATGTGATGATACAGGGTGCAAGGTGAGCCTCAGTTGTTCGATTAATGCCTATCTGAAGCTACTGCAGAAATCACTTCAGTGAGTAGGATTAGTTTGAGAAAAGTCTTGACTCAAATAGAGCATTACACATTTTAAGCAATGTCAATAGTTTGGTATCTAATATTGGAAGTTCAGAGTTTACCCAGCAGCTAACATGGCATTCTTTAGAAAGGTTTCTTTAGTTATATAATGTGATCAGTAGAATATCTTTGCAATCAGTAAACAACCAACTTTGGAAGCACAATCATAAAGAAAACCGCAAGAAGGCCACCAAGCTCTTTGGTTTAAGATCTAAACCAAATTGAAATTGATATGtatgttaaagaaaataatttgaccaATGAGGAATAGACCTGGGGAAAAgggcttgataaattttctgatcTTTGCATAAAGTATACCAACTAATGTATgatttctgtttctaaaataagAGGGGGCTGGGTACGttacttagtggtagagtgtttgtgtagcatgtgcaaggccttgggttcaaccctcagcactgtaaacaaacaaacaaaaacagtcacCAAAATTTGACAAATCTGAGTGGTTGAAAGGAAAACTGTTTTGAAGCAGCAGCAGGATTGCTCCAAAGATGAGCAGATGCGCAGTCCTGGATTGCAGTCATCTGTAACAATAACCATCTCGATAATTTTATATTTGCCACTTAActtttctaagcctcagtttctctctttctaagcctcagtttctctctctctctctctctctctctctctctctctctctctcttgctctctctctgtgCATATATATCCCCCCCACCCCTgggctagggattgaatccaggggcactccaccactgagctacatgcttggcacttttaattttgagacagggtcacattcagttgccaggctggccttcaacttgaaattctcctgctcagcctcccaagagacTGGTACAACCACACCTGGCTTCcagcattattttatattaatttgttttttaaattttgaaacaaggcCTTCCTAAATTGACCTGGCTGTCCTTGTACTTGTGATTCTActacctcatcctcccaagtagctgagattagagATGTGTGCCCTCTCATCCAGCAAAGTGCAACCTTtgttttacttgttttctttttttttttttttaaactggagactaaccccagggatgcttaaccactagactacatccccagcccttttcactttttcttttgagacagggtttcactaacttGGTTAGGGTTtcactgatttgctgaggctggccttgaatttggcgatcctcctgcctcagcctccaggatcacgggattataggcatgggctatcacacccattttttattttttgactctttgttctgttctttttgtgGTGAtgcaattgaacccaggacttcacacaatccagcaagggctctaccactgagccccagtcacCGCCCGAAGGGTAATTTCACTGGCACTTCAGTAGTGGATTTCCTGGctattttaaaggataaaacctgatcatttttgttttccatgttaCTAAAAACAATCTTTCATTCGTTTCATAGGAAcaagattttaattaaaagtctCCAGTGGGAATAGAAAACGAAGATAAAAGACATGTCTGTTGTTTTCCTGCTCCTTCTCTGATGTCACCTGCAGTTCTTGTGTTGTCAAGCTGTGACCGAGACTGATGGAAATTCAAAAGCCTGTGCCCTCAGGTGTCCGCCTTACCAAGAAATTACTGGAACATGCCAGATGGCAGTGGCgaatgcctgtgatcccagcgatttaggagactaaggcagaaggatcacgagttccaggcagcctgggcaatttagtgagaccctgtctcaaaaatgaaataaaaagaactggggatgtaactcagtgcaaaaaaaaaacccatgggTGCAATGCCgggaccaaaacaaaaaaacaaaaaaacaaaaaacagaccaAACCACAGGAGTTGGAACTTGTTCTGCACTCCCGTCACCACAGGTAGCCTCAAAGAGGAGCCAGCGAGGCCACAAACCCTTCAGCAGGCCGAGCAGTGGGTACACGCCATCATCCCAGCTATTGGGAAgcggaggcaagaggatcacaagtttgagaccagctttggtaatttagtgagaccctatatcaaaatcaaaaagaaaaagctggagatgtagttcagtgataagagtaaccctgagttcagtccctagtaccaaaaaaatgaaataagaaaccttCCACAGGGGGTCCCTGAGTTCACTGTGATGACTGCTGACACCCAGCCTGGCAGGACATCCTGCACCTTCCACCGCTGGGGAGACCAGAA comes from the Sciurus carolinensis chromosome 9, mSciCar1.2, whole genome shotgun sequence genome and includes:
- the Dppa4 gene encoding developmental pluripotency-associated protein 4: MENSGDKKWSGTKKSWQEEGGASSQPSTSTKGTKRKRSVKDDQASCPKKKAEDAKSQKSPQKIPIPPLPLELPPINLLHRDILRAWCQQLRLSTKGQKLETYKRLCEHAYPEQKPYLQNIPTTAKEARKKILIQSNSKVGKGKKPLKSSKESICPEGAAPPKVAPAPEELPVLEEPPALYEEVSTSLVTTSALEETLGSWDRNAASAGQVATVRPPPETYATQELKGDCKWCVVHGKSLPADKNGWVQLQFHAGQAWVPEKRKGRVSALFLLPSCNFPPPYLEDNMLCPNCVKRNKILIKSLQWE